Below is a genomic region from Flammeovirgaceae bacterium SG7u.111.
TTTCGACTATCAGAAATGTTAGAAACGAAAAGCAAATAGCAAAATCAAAAGCGCTTGATCTTTGTATCAAAACCGAAGACAAAGCCAAGTACGAAAGCTATTTCCCAATCATCAAAAAGTTGGCAAATATCGAAAACTTTTCTTTTGTAGAAGAGAAAGTAGAAAATGCAGCCCATTTCGTGTTGAAAGCCGATGAGTTCTACGTTCCGTTGGAAGGAAATATTGATGTAGAAAAGGAAAAGGAAAATGTGTCCAAAGAAATTTCTTACTTGGAAGGGTTCATCAAGTCGGTTGACAAAAAACTCAGCAATGAGAAGTTTGTGAACAACGCTCCTGCTGCGGTAGTAGACAAAGAGAAACAAAAAAGAGCGGATGCCGAGAGCAAACTTGCTGCACTCAAAGAATCTTTGAAGCACCTCGATTAACCTATTCTTTTTAGAATAGATACCAAAGGAGGTTCGTTGTGAACCTCCTTTTTTTGAACCCTTTCATATCTTTAGAGTTGTTTTTGAGTAAGTGCATGTACTTGTCCGCTTTGCCGCAATTAGTTTTTAAGGAAATCTTTCTAAAATTGTTTTTTTCTCAAAAAAATAGTTAAAATCATCTACTAAAAAATGACAGCTCTCTTTTACACCATCGTTTGAGACCTTAATCAAAAAAACACCTCAAACTATTCCACTTTTTATAAGTCAAAAATATCAAGATAGAAATGTTGAAAACTGGAACTCTACACATATTACTTTTAAGCTTGGCCGTGCTTTTTGCAGTGTCTTCATGTAGGCAAGATCCTAGCAAATCCCTCAAAGGCAAAAACCAAGTGAATACCGTCGACTATGAATATTTTTCGGCAAGGGGGAAAGTAAAGTTCAAAGAAGGGCTTGAGGAAACGAAAGGCGTAGCCCATGTTCGAATGAAATCTGACAGTATTGTTTGGATGTCGATGAGGACTGGCACGGGTATAGAAGGCCTCAGGATGGTCGCCTACCCCGATTCTATTTTTATAGTAGATGTAATCCACAAGGAATATTATGCTATGTCATTTGCAAGTCTGAGCGAAAAAATCAAATTCGATATTGACCTTAAAACCATCCAGTCAATCCTTACAGGCAACCCGATTTTGATTCCAAATAGAGGTGTGAGAAAAAGCTCGTCGGACAAATACTTGACGCTTACGCAAAGCATAGAAGACATAAAAGTTCAGAGTAAAGTCCTGATTGCCAACCGGAGGTTAGAAAATGTGAACGTAAGCAATACCTTTACGCTCATTAGCCTCTTAATCGACTATAAAGAATTTGAAGATTTTGACGGAGTGACTTTCCCCAAAAAAGCCATGGTTCATTTAAAGTACCCTGATGCATCAGACAAGTTTGATATCAACATTGACATAGATTATGGAAAAGTGGTCACAAGCAGTACCCCATTGAAATTCCCTCTGAGAATCCCTGAAAAATACACGCTTAAAGAATTGAAGTAGAAGATCGAAACCACAAAACTCTATTGATTTTTAGGTAAGTCAATAGTTTTTTTATGCCTCATAATTTCCTGATTTAATCAATTGCTACTTCCTGAATACGTGGTACTGCCTGTAGCCTTTATAAAACTCTAAGAAAGTCACTTTTACAATGGTGTAAGAAGGAATAGCAGCTATCATTCCTACTGGACCACCAAGGTTAGCCCCAACAAACACGATCAAGAAAATTTCCACAGGGTGTGCTTTGACAGATTTGGAAAAAATAATAGGCTGTAAAAAGATATTGTCAATAAATTGAACGAAACCAAATACGATTAAAATTTTAGCCGCAAGTAGCAAGTAACTTTCCGAAGAAGCCAAGTTCAAGTTAGTTGAGATACCCACTATCAACCCAAAAGTACCGCCAAGGATTGGTCCCAAGTAGGGAATGAGATTGGCCACAGCTGCAAATACTCCTATCGTAACCGCATACTCTACTCCTACTACCAGCAAGCCAAAAGACACGATGGAAAAAATGGAGATCATTTGGAGGAGCAATCCAAGCAGATAATTAGAAAGAAGCTTTTCCACTTTGCTAAATGCAGCTATGGTCACCTCATAATATTGGTTAGGGATCATCGCAATCAAATGGCGTTTAAACAGACCTTTCTCATTGAGTAAAAAAAAGGCGATGAAGAAAACTGCCATGAAGCCTATGAGCAAAGAACTAGTAAGGGAAAGTACGCTGTTGAGGATAGTGGTAAACTCGAAGCTTTCCAAAAATGCGGCAACAGTTTCTTTGAGCCTATTGAGTACAAAGCCCTGGTTGGTTTCACTTATCAGTCCATTTTTGAGTAAAAACTGCTCAAAGCCATTTATTGGTATCTTGATCTGAACTACAATATCGTCTAGATCAAGCTCAGATATCACATTTATCTGGTCAGAAACCAGAGGGACAAAGAGGTAGACGAAGAGTGAAAAGAGACCAATAATGAGAGAGAATGCCAATAGTGTGGCTACGGCTCTGGGAACTCTGATACCATAAACCTGAAACTGGCTTATGTAGTTAGTTGGTGTTCGTAAAATACCCGTAAGCACAAGAGCAAGGGCAATATAGGTGA
It encodes:
- a CDS encoding AI-2E family transporter; its protein translation is MINKTALNLLIGVVILLALGWFFADIVTYIALALVLTGILRTPTNYISQFQVYGIRVPRAVATLLAFSLIIGLFSLFVYLFVPLVSDQINVISELDLDDIVVQIKIPINGFEQFLLKNGLISETNQGFVLNRLKETVAAFLESFEFTTILNSVLSLTSSLLIGFMAVFFIAFFLLNEKGLFKRHLIAMIPNQYYEVTIAAFSKVEKLLSNYLLGLLLQMISIFSIVSFGLLVVGVEYAVTIGVFAAVANLIPYLGPILGGTFGLIVGISTNLNLASSESYLLLAAKILIVFGFVQFIDNIFLQPIIFSKSVKAHPVEIFLIVFVGANLGGPVGMIAAIPSYTIVKVTFLEFYKGYRQYHVFRK
- a CDS encoding DUF4292 domain-containing protein encodes the protein MLKTGTLHILLLSLAVLFAVSSCRQDPSKSLKGKNQVNTVDYEYFSARGKVKFKEGLEETKGVAHVRMKSDSIVWMSMRTGTGIEGLRMVAYPDSIFIVDVIHKEYYAMSFASLSEKIKFDIDLKTIQSILTGNPILIPNRGVRKSSSDKYLTLTQSIEDIKVQSKVLIANRRLENVNVSNTFTLISLLIDYKEFEDFDGVTFPKKAMVHLKYPDASDKFDINIDIDYGKVVTSSTPLKFPLRIPEKYTLKELK